The Saccopteryx leptura isolate mSacLep1 chromosome 5, mSacLep1_pri_phased_curated, whole genome shotgun sequence nucleotide sequence ACTCCAAATTACAGAACTAAATTGTCATGATACCTGAGAAGTTTGATTTTCCTCTAGGTAAAGCCAAACAGCTAACCTAAATGGTCATCCCAATTACACATCCCCTCCATGCAATCTCCCCCAAACTGGTCCCAAGTCTTGGGTTAATTATActgaaaataagaacaaaatctGTTTAGTGCTTACAATGGGTGAGCCACTACGTTTTGCATATTACTGATATTAATCACTTCTCACCAAAATTCTATGTGTAGTATTACCCTCGTTTTACAGACGAAGAAAGTCAAGCACAGCAATTTATCCTAGATTACAAAGAGAGCAAGCAGAGGCAGGACTTGAATCTCCACACCTTGAACTCTGTCCAGACCACACAGCTCCCCAGCTACAGCAGAACAAAGGAGATGCCTCCTTCAAATCAGGTAGAATATCAAAAGGGAACTAGAGAGGGTGTGATTAAATCACATCCTAATAGTTTCATGTCCTTGGTTTACATGAATCCAAAAGTGAACACTGAGAATGTGGTTTataagatgggggtgggggggtcggTAATGGCAGATTCTTGCAAAAGCCCAAGGATCCAGACTTGCTTAACAGCCATCTCTAATCTCTACACTCTCCTGGCCACACAGGCCTGGGTGCAGGTCTGGCAGTGACCACAGCCCCTCAGCAAAGGCCATTTGCACATGTTATTCTGATCTTCCATCTTCCTACATTATCACCTCAGTCTTCAGTCAGTCCTCTCCTCCAGAGGAAAGCCAATCCCAGCTTCCTGAGCAGGACAGAGCTTCAATAGGACAAGCTCACAGATATTTCCAGCTTTGCCCTCAAAAGCTGCATGACTTGGAGAAATGCTTACCATATTATAATGAGTAAAGGCTACATTATTTTACATAGGGAATTatctaaattaataaacaaatagccctggccaggtagctcagttggttagagccgccccccccccacccccccatacgCCAAGTTGTGgttctgatccctggtcagggcacatacagggagtcAACCAGTGAGTGTATAGAAAAGTGGAAGaagaaatccatgtttctctcttcctctcccttcccaccgCTACCGTCCTttctcaataagtaaaaattaaaaagcatatatatatatacaaactaaTCTGAAAAAACTATAACATTGTAACCTGCACTAAAGGTGTGAGCAAAAGAAACTTGCGCAGCTTCAACGCCCAGCACACCACGACCCCACGTTGTCGCCCGGAGGAGGGCTACGCCCCTCCCGGCTCCCAAGAGCCCCGCACAGGGGCGAGGATGGCGCGGCTGCACAATTATAGTAATTTTGTGTGCCACTCGAGGAAGGGTGGGTCGCAGGGTGCTGACGTAAGCCGCCATCTGTGGATCCCAAGTGCAGAAGTACTGCCAGGTAGTCGGTGTGCCTGGGCGGGAGAGTCTTCGGCCTCCTGACCTAGGGACGTTTCTGGTGTTCCGGTGCAGCCCTGTTCCCTCAGTCCCACGAGGTTCCCTGATGGCCATGCAGCCCCACCCTCTGTCAGTCCCCTAGGCGGAGGCACTGAAGGCCAGAGGCCACCGCGGAAAACACAGGGCCCGCACACCTTCCCGAAGGCGTTAGGGGTAGTGGGTAGCCGCCGCGCATGAGCAGAAGATAGAACCCGCGGGGGACCGAGGCCTGCTGCAGTGCGAGCTCTAGTGGAGGAATGATGTCGCCACCTAGTGGGTAGTTTACCTATTATGTGGATTCCAaggctctaaaacaggggtctggaacctttttagctgagagagccatgaacgctacatattttaaaatgtaattccgtgatgGCCATACATCGACCCCTGTAccttaggcattatccaataaaaatttgttgttgtcccggaggacagctgtgattggctccagccacccacaaccatgaacatgagcggtaggaaatgaatggattgtaatacatgcgaatgttttatatttttaacattactttttaattaaagatttgtctgcacgtcagatgcagtcatcaaaagagacatatctggctcgcgagccattaGAGTCCTGAACCCTGCTTTAAAACACTACAAATTAGGTTGCACTGCAGTAGATCAAATTAAGCATATTTAGGGAAGTTTAGAAGTTAAGACCTTATTTTAGCACATGTCTTCACCCGCGTTAAATTTGCGCAAATTAGCAGAACTTTAAGTTATTGATTATGAGGAGCAGCACCTCCTTAAATTTTGCACCCAAGTTGGCTCATTGTTTCACTCAGACTCAGCTCTGTGTCTAAAGGACAAAGCAACTTTCTGTCGTTTTCAGTTTGCTCTTTATAAAGGAGAGACGCAGGAAAATGGCCTGAGAATGGACAGAGACTATCTGAATTAGGAAAGATTGTGGGGGAGACAGAGCTGGTATTTAAGATCAACCAAAGCAGCATCTCTGGTCTTCCCCAAAGACACCGGGGCTATGTGCTCTAAAAGTAGCTCCTACCTGACTCTTCTTTCTAATCTGAGAATAAACTCATCTTCCGGTGATTTGAGGGAGCATAGGATCTCTGGTTCTGCTGCTCTGTTAGGGCTCAGCTGCAGGATCAGATGCCTAAAGAAACCCCTTCCCATCTTGCACTTGATGCTTTAAGGGTTAAATTGTACTGATGATTGATATACTGATGATTCCTTACTTCACTTGTCCATCCTCTTTCCCATGTGTTTCAGCTTCTCTCATAAGAAAAGTCATCTATTTCCATATCCATTAGCCTTGAACTCAGCCATATGACTTGATTGGGTCAATGGTATGCACCGAAGTTCCAAGCCTTGGCTTTAAAAGGGAAGACTTGTTCCTGCTTGCGCTGTTGCACCTCTGCCATTGCCATGAGACCACCCCTAGGAAAGCCACTAATCGCAGGAGAAAGATGAGAGCATGTGAAGCAGATTTACCAGTGAAAGTAAGCCAGCTCAGCCCAGGTGGAAGAACACTCAGGCAAATTCAAAGATCAGCCAAGCCTCAGCTCTACATCACATAAACTAAATAAAGGCTTCTGCTGCATGCTGCTGAGGTTCGGGGAATGTTTGTTACCCAGCACTGTTGAAGCCATAGTTAACTCACACAGAACCCTGCAGAAACCTGTGAAGCCCTCTTCCCTCTGAACCTACATGTTGATCCCTCACTTCAGACAATAAGTTACTAGCATTCAGAACTTGCTTTAAGGACATGTGTATTTTCAAAGACTGGCACAATGTGTGGACATCATCATCTTAGCCAAATTCACAGATCTTTATTCTGCTGTAACCTGTATTTTACTTTAGCAAAgacaaaagatgttttaaaatactgCTATGCTGCTGAAAAATTAAGTGTACCCTTAATACAGGGTAGGGTGAAGAACCActtggtgggggggaggggaggccaggcAGCCAGCCCCGCTAGGTCTGGGTCAGACCCTACGCCCACACGTCTCTGCTCCCCACCTGGCCAGGTGTGCAGACGGCAGGCAGGGTTCCGCAGGAGGCTCAGCCCTGGCTACGCCCCAGACACCCAGAAGCCCCGCTTGGTCTGGGCCAGACCCTATGCCCACACGTCTCTGCCCCCCACCTGGCCAGGTGTGCAGACGGCAGGCAGGGTTCCGCAGGAGGCTCAGCCCTGGCTGCGCCCCAGACACCCAGAAGCCCCGCTTGGTCTGGGCCAGACCCTATGCCCACACGTCTCTGCCCCCCACCTGGCCAGGTGTGCAGATGGCAGGCAGGGTTCCGCAGGAGGCTCAGCCCTGGCTGCGCCCCAGACACCCAGAAGCCAGGATGGAAAGAGCACCCAGCCCTCTCCTCCTGGACACATCCAGACAGAGCACCGGGCAGCCTCAGAGCCCGGGGCCCAGCTCTGCTCTCACCTCTCATCATCCTTGAGATTACAGGACATTCAGgcaaaggtttttaaaaaggtGGGAGCAAACACCTGAATTTTAAGTTTTCTCATCCTTCCCAGCAATGAAACTGTCAAACAGATGCTGtggatatgtttatattttttgcagCCTGTGAAACAATGAAAGCGAACACAGATTTATAAATCTGGTTTAGAAAACTAATTATAAAGCAAATGTAGATGAAGtagttactgtttttctttttgcaactttttataaacttttaattatTCTAACACTAaggtttattaaaaattaattgtgcTGCGGAGTGATGTTAGTCCCCACGTGGGTTTTTATTCTGGCCCAAATCCACAAACCTTatggggcagagggggagaggggaagagtctCACTGTCTCCTGACCAGGGTTACTTCCCGGCCCCTGAGGCAGGTCAGCTCTGTGCTGACACTGCAGCCGGGAGGCTGGGACAGAGCAAGGGCTGTTGGTTTCTTTCTGTGGCTTTGGTTTTGGTTTGATGAAGGCCACAGCCGCAGAACAAAAGGGTGGGCAGGAAGCAGAAGGAAGTCTTGGGTGGTCTGAGGAAGAAGTGAtgaggccctgactgggtagAGGTGGGAGGCACAGGAGCTGGGCCTGGGCAGATGAGGAGGTAAGGGCAGAATGACTTCGAAGATTCTGGTGGAAGTGAAATGGGGGACAGTGAGCAAAGCTGAGGGTGGTGCTGGTGGACCATTTTAACCCAGATTTGATATTAAGGAAATGCCAGAAATCAAGAAGCTTCTGAACTTGGTCAGTTCCAAGAACAGCAGGTGCACACCCAACCTGCTCACCTGTTAACCATGGTCCATGTAGTAGACTCTGTCTGAAATACAGCACATAAACATCTGTCGGGTGTAATACTACCCCTCGCCCcgtgcagatgaagaaactgaagcttgcAGGTGCTGAGCAGCAGCTAGCACTTGAGCCCTGTCGGTGCCTTTGCAATGCCCATTTTTTAACCTTCACACTCTCTGACAGATCATGTCTCCCAGTGAGAGAATGGATATTACAATAAATCAGTAGTCCTCCAGCCTTACTGAACCCGAACCCTTTGCAAACACCCAGATGATAGTCCCAAGTGGCCCTGGGGACAGGGACCAGGCTTTGAGAATCACCGTCTGGCGCTCTTTCCTGGCTGGCAGCTTCTGACATCTTGAGAGACAAGCTTTTCCTAGGCTACCTTGTCCAGCGCCCAAGGTTGTGATCTTCATTGTATTTCAAGAAATGCCACAAGCCAGTGTGCAAGGCCCCCACAGAGCTTGCCAGTGTTTACTGCACCAGCATGGGTGAGACGGGGCCCAGCTCTCCCTGCCGGAGGTGGAGGAGGCCGCTCTGAAGTGGGACAGGAGTGCCATCTCCAGGCAGAAGGCCCTGGGTGAGTTTTTCAGCTCATTGCTTTCCCACTCATTCCACGTGAGCACTGTCTACCGCCACCCTACACAGCGCCCAGAAATGGATGACCAGGATCCTCATTCTGCTCTGTGGGACAGTGAAGTTCGAGGGCCATCCACAATGCCACTCCCACCCAGGCCTTCATTTTGAAACTGctacctgggccctggctggttggttcagtggacagagcatcagtccagcatagGGACATCCAGGTTctattccggtcagggcacacatgagaagcaaccatctgcttctcttcccctccctctccctctcctctctctcttcccctcttgcagccagtggtttggcTGGtttgtgttggccccaggcattgagaatAGCTCACTTGaattgagcattggtcccagaaggggattgccaggtggatcccagtgggggtgcatgcaggagtctgtccatctcccttcctctcacttaaaaaaagaaaaaccactacCTGGTCCGACCACACAAGGATAGGAGGTTGGGCAGGGTTGCTCCCAGTTGAGGGGATGATGGGCAACAGACGCCCTTCCTGTGGGCTCTGATGTAGAGGGTGGAGCTGGGGCAGCCCTGTGCTGTACTGAAGTCCACACTGTGCCACTAGCCTGTCTGCTGATGTTTAGTTCCCTTTACTAACCTACAATAGACCCAAGTTCggaaattctgaaaaataaaaacaatagaaatgttaCTGGCTCTGTGTGTTGGGACTGGGTGTGATTGGACGGGtgtttggggggaggggctcctGTGGTGGGATGGGAGAGACCGCGTTGCCTGGCTGAGCCCATATGCACAGAAACTCACACACAAACATGTACACACACTTGTACACTGCAAACCATCCTCAGAGAGTCTACTCCTAGTTGTCCTGTTAGAAGGCAGAATGTTCTGGGAACAGGGTCACCCTACACACTTCATGCTAGTCAGTGGCCATCTGGTTCACCTTACTTGGAGCTGGGAGATGACAGCTACATAGCAGTTGTAAACCCCCGAGGACGGTGGcagagcagagcagcaaaacatCTAGGTGACCGGACCAGATGTCTTCGTACCTAGATCTAAACTCATCTACACTTAGGGTAGGCAGCTTTTTCCAGAGTACTGTCAAGCCTCATTTCAAAGAGGAAGCAGGTAAGGCTCCTGGTGGACATGGGGAGGCAAGGAACAGGTCTTTCAAGCCTTGCCTCAGAGGATCCCTGCCGTCAGAGAAATTCTCCCCTTAGGACATGGGAGCGGGGTGCATGCATTTCATGTCCTGTGTTCAGAGGTTTTTCGTAGACTCCAGGCCATCTGCTCAGCTCAACAGACCCTGTTGAAGCCCCATCTTTCTGTGCTAGAAGTGAGGGAGATGGCACCTCACCCCTCTTCCTTGTTGGGGACAGAACAGGGGCCTTGAAGCAGGGGAAATCCTGTCTCCCGGGAAATCTCTGCCCAAAATGCCCCAACCCCATCTCATAAGGCAGTGGACATTTGCTCCCCAAGTCCCCATCCTGGCAAGCACTGGGGAGTTTGGGGTTTCTTTGCAATTGTCAGTATGAGGTGTGGTACCCCCTGCCATCACTTATGTGGCTGCTATGCATGCTGAGGCGgctgggtgtggggagggcaCTAGTGCCCTTTGCCCTTGATTAATTCCATTACAATAACTTGTGAGTTTATGCATCATTtccatccttcctttctttcatatacatttttgtgatttgcctgtttctttctttgcGCTACTCTTTTTCCCTCTTACTGATTTTCCTTAATGAGTTGTGTTCTTTATGTAGCAAGCAGTAAGGCCTGTCCTTTGCGGCACATACCCTTCTCCAGTTTGTCACTGGTGATTGTGTTTTGCTGAAGTAAAACAACCCCTGAACCACAGTGGCTTCAATGATATGGAAGTGTACTGCTTGGTCCCGAGAGAAGCCAGAGGGGGTCACCCAAGGCTGGTGAGAGGTTCCAGGAGGTTGACAGGACCCCGGGGCCTGCTTTCCCTTCCTCCATCCTGTTCCCGTGGCTGAATTGCGCCTCATGGCCACCTAGAGTTGCTAGAACATCAACTCTCACACTTTCTAAAGAACTGGATGAAATTTgggagggaaaaaaggagggaggaggaaaaatgGCTGGCTGCCCGTCTTTCAGGGAGTGTTCCGTGAAGTGTCTCACAACTCACTTGGCTCGTGGAGTCAGGGGGCCACCTGCCTAGGTGGTCTAAGGAAGGCTGACCTTTCATCTGAATGCTTTCTGACCGCAAACCCTTGTTCTGAAGGAGGGGAGAATGGATGGATACTGGGTGGCCAGTGGAGGCCGACCTTAGTGCCCTTCAGACTGTGCCACCTTAGTCCCCAAACTTATTGCTCCATGGGGACAACTGCTACTGTCTTGAAGCTTCTCAGGCCAGTATGGTTCAGACTCCAGGGAGTTCATGTCAAGGTGAGGGCCCGATGTGACTTATGCCCTCTATTCAGACCTGAGGTAATGAAGGCGGCATTGCACCTTTTGAGATTTGAAGACCAGCAGCATCTCCTTCCCAATCCATCTCAGCTAATCCCCGCGCCCACCCTACTCCTTCCCGAGGGATAGTGCTTCAGCGTCTCTGACAATTCTACATCTTGGCTTGGAACCTCCCTCTTACGCCTTGTTTTACCAGAATCTTCACTGAATTGTCTAGTTTTATTATGCACATATCTGTGACTGGTTGAACCACTCTTTATGTGGCTTTGAAACAATGTATTCACCACTTCATTCCTTGCCTCTGATTCAAGTATGAACCCCTGAGGGCAAGGAACCCACCTGTGCCTACTCTGCTTCCTCGGTGCCAGGGCAGAGCCGTTCCCTTACAAAACACCATGTACCTGTCGCAAACCTTTTTTCTCACCAGAGTGTGGCACAGGCCCTGAACCTATGAAGGTTTAAAGATAGGATTCTCTTCTATCATTTAAGTCTAGGGGTAGGAAAACTGGGGCCATTTTGGTGATTTCACATGGTCACCAGGAACCCAGGCTCCTTTCAACTGAACACAAACCTACCTCCAGAGTATAACCAAGCTGTCCTCGTGGCCAAAGACTGAGCCAAAGCCAGTGGCCCAGCCATCCCAGCTGCCTTCCAGGTAGCAGGACAGGAAGAAGGGTCTTTGGAAGCAAGATTCCCTCGCAAGCCCAGCCCTTCTACGTTACTGTGACTTGGTCATGTCAAACCTAGCTATAAAGCGAGGTGGGTGGGTGCTGTCTCACTAAACCTGGAGATTAATTGGAGCAGGGGACAGTATGACGAGGAGGCTGTCATCAGGGTCACCGCACATATCAGTATCACTGTCCTTTTCCAGTTCTCCCTTCCAAACCCTAACCCACTACCCTACCCAAACCTAGCACATTTACCAAAGAAAATTTAAGTGGAGAAGCCTCCAGGCCACGGGATCTCATCTATTGGCCAAAGATGATGGCACTttctagttttctatttttttacactggagcaggggtccccaaactttttacacagggggccagttcactgtccctcagaccattggagggctcccacatacagtgctcctctcactgaccaccaatgagagagttgccccttctggaagtgcggcgggaactggataaatggccttagggggccaaagtgcggcccgcgggccgtagtttggagacgccTGCACTGGAGAAATGTAATTCAGAGTTGGTCTTCACGTCAATATAACTATCTAATTCTgatgcctcccccaccccaatctCAGTACTTCTTCATAAAAGTAGTTCTTCATGTTCCCTTTATAAGCGGGTAATTAATATAGCTTCATTTACAAGCAGTTATCAGCTCTTTATAATGTCACCTGTTCTTATTCATCCAACTATCGGCTAAGCTTCTAAGGTAGGGTCCCAGCTACCACCATTAGGTAATTCACACATACTCTAAGGTGAACTACACATTAAGACACCTAGGGTACTTTTGAAAACTTCCAGTACCCAGATCTACCCTCAGACATTCCTGCATAGTTGGTTTGGGACGTGTGGCCTGAGCACAGGTAATTTCAAAGCGTCCCAAGGAATTAGTGGGGGGTGGCCGTGAAGCCCAGCCCTGTACCTGTACACCTGTGTGCACACCTATCCATGGGCAGGTGCTTGGCCCTGGCTCTCACACTCTGGAGGTGCCTTCTACTAAGCCTACTGTCTTTAACCACCTTCTTAAAACCCAGACatatcaggcaagagaaaaggacaaaacatcttgtattattgttttattttccagaatTTCCAGAACCAGGGTCTCTACTAGacaagaatagaaaaatagaaaattttactactatgaAAAGGCAACTATGACAAATAAGTATACTCAGAAAGGGGCTCCTTGAACTCGAGCAAATGCAGAGTCCCTCCTGGAGACTGTAGCCGACAGCAACAGAAAGGAATTCGTGTCCCGCATTCTGAGCTCTGCGCCTCCCTCCAGAGCTGGGGCTGAagcagaggctctcctgctctacTAGCTGGCCCAGTCCTGGAACCGGAAGCAGTCACTTGCTATCTTCCACACCGTGTTGCTGGGCGAGGCCTGGGCAGTCAGGAGGAAGTTCTGGTTGAAGTCCCGCTGTTTGTTGCCTTCAAACTTCACTGTTCCACCGATCACAACAAGGACTGTGGTCTGGCTTGGGGTAGCTTCATCAAGGACAGGCTGGCAGTCAAccacattgacctggaactcacTGGAAGGCAACATTTCAAAAAACTCACTCAAGGACTCTTGTCCTGATACAGCGTTTCCGTTCCACACCAGGGTGGCTGTGCCCATGTAGAGGCGAGACAGCAGGCGCCTCCGCTTATCCATGGTGGTGTAGTAGACATTGACAAACTCCTCAGCAGCCCTGCACGCCTGATCCACATAGGTCTTGAAGTCCACTGTTGCCATCTCTGGCTCTGGGGAAGGAGCGGCTCCTCCGCCCAGGTGCTTCCTGCACCTGAGGGAGCTGGC carries:
- the NXT1 gene encoding NTF2-related export protein 1, with the translated sequence MATVDFKTYVDQACRAAEEFVNVYYTTMDKRRRLLSRLYMGTATLVWNGNAVSGQESLSEFFEMLPSSEFQVNVVDCQPVLDEATPSQTTVLVVIGGTVKFEGNKQRDFNQNFLLTAQASPSNTVWKIASDCFRFQDWAS